DNA from Apis cerana isolate GH-2021 linkage group LG13, AcerK_1.0, whole genome shotgun sequence:
tttatagttagttttatatatagaaaagaatagaatCAAATTAGAACAAATcccaattctatttttttcgttcgaagGCATATGTCCGACTATGATAAAGTTACTCTACTGATGCGCAACAGATGATTATCATTGCAATATAATCTCTATTATGAATCCAATTATTTGTGAAGTTATCAATGGTCGATAAAAAcatattcgatatttgaaaCATAACAATGGTCGATCATGTAGTTGCACGGATAATATGTTTCACGAATGCAACGCTAGTGTCTCTGACATCGCTACATCAGTGGTACATGTCTTCGTCGCGCTCTCTCAAAAATAACGATCCAATAAGAAGCGTGTAAACAATGGTTGGAAGGCATGTGATTGGCGGTGTTGTCGCCAAGTCAGGTCAGAGCAGCCAATCGGGATAGATAAATTTCGATCTAGCGGAAGATGCATTGGTCGTCCTTTCCCCCCACCAGTGACGGCGGCTCGGCTCATATTCAGTAGACTCGGCCATTTCTCTCGCGAAGCGTAGTTATTTGCTCGGCCGCGACATTTTTTTTCCGTAAAACCGTGCGGGTATTCCCGTAAGCTTTGCAAAATAACGCGACGCAAAAGGATGATACACTCCGGGCGCACCAGGCTCGAGGTAAGTCAATGCATCGTTTGACAGTAAACGAGTTTGCTATGAAACGCGCGTCAAAGTCACTACGGGGGGGTCGTGCGTGTGTCCAATGTTGTCATTGCCGAGGCGAACAGCTGATCCGCTCCCCTGGCCTCCGCAATGCTTGGCAACATTTTCTCGCTCGGTTCTCGATCTTCTGCCATGACGACGAACTGCGAAAGTCAATAGTGAACAGTACATTTCGATGATGCGTCGTTCGTGAAGAGTTAAAGGAGTTCTTACTTTTAGATCGCTACCATTTCGCGTATATCTCCCTTCTCGCTCTCCTTCCTTCTATTTGCCTCTCTATCATGTTCttactctttctctttctgtgTCTTTATTTctgtctctttttctctctctcatttacCGTCTCTGTTTCTCTGATCGACCAACCAACAACCAGGCAACTCCATCCtttgttcttctttctttttgtacCTTGATGCGTTCCCTTTCAGTTTCTTCGTCTTCAACTTCGTTAAGCTCATCGACAGCATCGCCGTTACTTTTATCGCAGATCATCCTAATTATGTATTACATATAACagtatattcgaataatgttTCTCACATTTTGtgtattatcttttttgtttgtttcatTGCTATCGTCgtcatttttatcgaaaatgcCGCTATTCtggtaattaatataattattttgatctaTCTACGATAGTTGCATTGTATACAAACTTGAGGAATATCGTTGTTGTCAACGAGGTctatcccctcccctccattcccctctccctcttcccttcccttcccttcctttcctctctctctctctctctctctttctgttttcCCCTTCTTCCGCTTTCTCACTTTAACTTATCTATTTGTACCTGTCTCTCTCATACcctgtttctcttttctttgtcttatttcatttctatgtttctgtctctttttctctctctacaTTGTATCCTTCTTACTCATTCGACGATCGTTACGCGTTATTAGAATGTCAATGAGCATTGTCCTTCTCATCGGTCAAACAGTCGAACAGTTGAACGGTTGTCATGAAAAATCGACTCTTTTCGAATTCATGCTCTTTATCTTGTCTCTCTTCTCTTGTTTCTTTGTCATTTTCCGTCTCCCCACTTCTCTTTTACACATCCCTTCCACCCTTCCATTTCTTCCTCTCCTACCCTTCTCCTACCCATCTGTACAACGTCTCATTTATGTGGGTGCTTCTACGCTCACTGATCCTTGTTTCGCATTGAAGTTCCGCGGATCGACGAATTGAATTCGTATCGTCTTTATCATCTTTTATGTCATCGCTCATCTTTCATCTCGCAGAAAATAGTCATCACATATATAATTGCTCGATTGTTGCAAAAGCGCTGTTTTCAATCTTGTTGATTTGGAGGGAAACTGGTGGTCCAGTATTATATCTAGCTGGCAAACGTGACTCGTATGTAAACAAAAACGGCGCGCGTTGCGAATCAGAGATGATATGCGTTTTTTTCATAATCCTGACcgcatttttctatttaacaaTTCatccataatatttttctcgtaataaatttatagaaatttttttttttttttttaatatctatcacattcaattttaacaatttgaaacatatataCGTTAtgaattcgataataaatttgaaaaattttaatatcattatatctaATACTCTTAAGATTTGATTAAGTATTTCGCATTTAGATAATAAACATGCGTCGTTATTAAATCGCACGTTATTATGCGTACTATTTGACGCAATGATCGTGTTAATTGCATCGATCTCGCCGTAGAGCATGAGAAATCGTTATAAATTCATCGACCCCTAATGCATTTCGTGCTCGACTTTCTCTCGAAAACGGGAATAAGCATCACCAGAAGAAACATTGtttcgtttcattaaaaagagatatttatcCATATAAAAGTAGGAAGAATAATGCGATCGTACATGTAAACACCGCGATAATCGATACGATGTTCATATCAGATTACGCAATGTATATTTCTCaacgaaaaaatgatttcgGAAGAGAATTTCATTGGACAaagcgaataattttatatataaattatcgattgaatgatcgatcgaatttttataacgGCGGTCGATAcgatcattttgaaatttttagatatgttTTCACGTAGTTGGAACGCTGATCGAAAATGAGTTGTGTGCGAAGAAAAACCATTGAAAGTAAGTTcgttaaataaatctcaacaTCTTTGTTTAATCGGGGTGCTCAGACGAGTTCGATGACCTGCTTTGCAAGGTCATTGAAGGTCATGTGTAGAAGTGATATGGTAGGTGATCGAACTTCAAAGTATTCTCGTTGTTgcacgatatttatataaactggCACGAACATAAAGTAGACTAAAATTTCAGGTATACCtcgtttttatatatcttccaTTGCACGACGAAAAAATtgtctttttcaaatttaattatttattatattttgcatcggtcgaaaactttgaaaaatcgcGCGTTTTTCCgcttcttttgatttttgatgattttataaaatgcagAATtctgtttttgaattttttgatggCATCATCGATGAACGCAAAAAATATTGAGTACGATTTCGCGAATCCattgaaaattcgataatCATTTCTGTAATTTATCGAGCACATTGACGAGAGAAACCAGTGAAATTGCATCGGATAACTGTTACACTATCTTCGATCATTGGGATCGATTTTCCTTCGCTTCATCCCTCGATATTGCTTTCTGGAACGTTAAACGAAGTTATCAAGTCAAGAGTGTATCCGTTCTTGAATCGAAAAGGATTCCCATTTAGCCAATCGaggttactttttttttttattcatattaataaaaactgcAAGACACTATTTATAGAGAAATCGATAGACTGATCGCGTTGATTTCACGAATGTTCCGTCTTTCGAGATATACTATCATGGAAATCGGAATAaagacaatatttttaactcgCGTTTCTGTGCaattaactatttattaacCATGGCTGGAAAATCGATCAACCAACGGTTCATTGCACTACTCCGATTTATACTTCGGCGAAACCGTtgagatattatttaagagaatggaattgtaaaaaattttaatatagaaaaaggaaaaaagttttaaagaagaaaaaaaagaagatatatatatatttctttttttttttttttttacaaaaagacTTTTAAACGTAATAGATTCACAATCATAAtcgtagatttttattatggtCTATGGTAAAGAGTTTTCGCACATTCGTGACCGATGATGATGATcgtttttctagaaaaaagtAAGTCGCGTGGGCGTGGGAGGAGGGGGCCAGGTTGGGCAAGGGGTACAAGCGGTCGAAGATTCCGGTGCAAGCGGTCAATGGTGGAGACAACAGCATCCATcgtatcatcatcatcatcatcaccaaCATCATCACCATTATCATCATCAGGCCGGTTATTATACGTCGCAATCGCTCTCTCACAACAACCCTGTCACGACCATGAAGCAGTCTTATATGCAGGTTGGTCAACTTGTAATGTCACGCATGTCACTTTGTTCTCGCTTCGCGTTATCATCGGCTAAGCGCTCTTGCCCTTCGAACACCATAATCGTGTTCGCGTAACGGCAAACTGGACAGCTTGTCTGATCTTTTATTAGATTTCCGACATATACAATCTTTGTCTCTTTTTTGGAACGAATTCATCCgggtttgtttctttttttttttttggttacaGCTAACGTGGGTGTTTCACGACGACGAGGCGCAGATTAATAAGAAACTGCCAAAAGAATTACTGCTTAGGTAtcgtaatatgtatatacttactctgttttcgatttttccgcaaaatattttaatcgatctaTTTTGCTTTACCCTCTTCTTTTTGTCgcttcaatttcttttctccttttatttatttatttatttatttatttatttatttattttttgttactaTTAGTTTTTCTCTTCTGATGGTGGTCTTGACGtgtgtcttttttttcgaaaagaacgGTAAAACGAGTAACACATAATTGTCATACTATTGACAGAATCTTCTCGTATCTCGACGTGGTATCACTATGCCGGTGCGCGCAAGTAAGCAAAGCTTGGAACGTGTTGGCGCTCGACGGATCCAATTGGCAAAGAATCGATCTCTTCGATTTCCAACGAGACGTGGAggtaaatcgaatttttgacgTTTTGCTTACCATTTTTCTTCGAGCTCTATCCATCCCTCGAATTCAAACATACTCGATTTTATTCGCCAATTATCTCTAAGAATCTAGACATTAGAgagatttaagaataatatttctattatggTAAGCAACGCGTCATtcgcgcaaaaaaaaaaaaaaaaatcattctcgCGTATCGCTCGTTTGTCGGAAGCTctaattgtgaaaaaatgtTCGAAACACAGGAATCagttatagtaaatatatcgaGACGATGCGGTGGGTTTTTAAGGCAGCTCTCTCTCAGGGGATGTCAGAGCATTGGGAACAATTCAATGCTTACATTGGCTGAGTCGTGTACTAACATCGAGGAACTGAATCTGAGCCAATGTAAAAAGATCTCGGACGCTACCTGCGCGGCCCTAAGCTCTTATTGTCCGAAACTCCAACGACTGAACTTGGACTCGTGTCCCGAGATATCGGACATCTCCATGAAGAACCTCTCGAAAGGCTGTTCGCTTCTCACTCACATTAATCTGTCCTGGTGTGAGTTACTCACCGATAACGGAGTGGAAGCACTGGTGAGAGGTTGCAGACAACTACGTAGCTTTCTATGCAAAGGATGCCGTCAGTTAACGGACAGAGGTGTCACATGTTTGGCTCGTTATTGCACCAATTTGGAGGCGATCAATTTACACGAATGCAGGGTACTTGCAAATATCAATTAACATGATTCCACTATTCGTATGATTTGCCCAGCGAACCTTCGAACT
Protein-coding regions in this window:
- the LOC107993412 gene encoding F-box/LRR-repeat protein 2 isoform X1, producing MIHSGRTRLEKKVSRVGVGGGGQVGQGVQAVEDSGASGQWWRQQHPSYHHHHHHQHHHHYHHQAGYYTSQSLSHNNPVTTMKQSYMQLTWVFHDDEAQINKKLPKELLLRIFSYLDVVSLCRCAQVSKAWNVLALDGSNWQRIDLFDFQRDVEESVIVNISRRCGGFLRQLSLRGCQSIGNNSMLTLAESCTNIEELNLSQCKKISDATCAALSSYCPKLQRLNLDSCPEISDISMKNLSKGCSLLTHINLSWCELLTDNGVEALVRGCRQLRSFLCKGCRQLTDRGVTCLARYCTNLEAINLHECRNITDDAVRELSEQCPRLHYVCLSNCPNLTDASLVTLAQHCPLLSVLECVACTHFTDAGFQALAKNCRLLEKMDLEECLLITDATLIHLSMGCPRLEKLSLSHCELITDEGIRQLALSPCAAEHLAVLELDNCPLITDASLDHLLQACHNLERIELYDCQLITRAGIRRLRTHLPNIKVHAYFAPVTPPPSAGASRQRYCRCCVIL
- the LOC107993412 gene encoding F-box/LRR-repeat protein 20 isoform X2, which translates into the protein MIHSGRTRLELTWVFHDDEAQINKKLPKELLLRIFSYLDVVSLCRCAQVSKAWNVLALDGSNWQRIDLFDFQRDVEESVIVNISRRCGGFLRQLSLRGCQSIGNNSMLTLAESCTNIEELNLSQCKKISDATCAALSSYCPKLQRLNLDSCPEISDISMKNLSKGCSLLTHINLSWCELLTDNGVEALVRGCRQLRSFLCKGCRQLTDRGVTCLARYCTNLEAINLHECRNITDDAVRELSEQCPRLHYVCLSNCPNLTDASLVTLAQHCPLLSVLECVACTHFTDAGFQALAKNCRLLEKMDLEECLLITDATLIHLSMGCPRLEKLSLSHCELITDEGIRQLALSPCAAEHLAVLELDNCPLITDASLDHLLQACHNLERIELYDCQLITRAGIRRLRTHLPNIKVHAYFAPVTPPPSAGASRQRYCRCCVIL